The following coding sequences are from one Elusimicrobium minutum Pei191 window:
- the tcmP gene encoding three-Cys-motif partner protein TcmP: MDTSGKIKFHTKLKLKIYEEYLKAYLPIMNTQDWATNVSVIEPFAGQGVAEDGGKGSAMVAVDAIKPLQSQKILLLLNDLDSKKIPLLSKNVDVANNPFIKIANEDANSFINKSLKFKGHALLFIDPFGYTQLNKDTYDNIFNRDKLEILIFIPLYHVFRFLKGEEEDVYYRPVAQFLEYFDIAKEQAQECDTLEDFAQLIRSAFQSKMRTHFAYYKSLKNKDCNSQHVIFFLSKNIKGAEKFLYAAEAAEKYFDKQGDLFSMTYDTFKEEADTLINTIKNADPITNSQLYELSISLGMLPKYTNEIFSKLEDDKTVCIKELPNCKRKGKSLYINDKRDNRIEIIYNKV, from the coding sequence ATGGACACATCTGGCAAAATCAAATTTCACACAAAACTTAAACTAAAAATATATGAGGAGTACCTAAAGGCATATCTCCCAATAATGAACACGCAAGACTGGGCCACAAATGTCAGCGTAATAGAACCGTTTGCAGGGCAAGGGGTAGCGGAAGATGGAGGGAAGGGGAGTGCCATGGTAGCTGTAGATGCTATCAAACCATTACAATCCCAAAAAATTCTTTTGCTGTTAAACGACTTGGATTCTAAAAAAATACCACTTCTGTCAAAAAATGTAGATGTTGCAAATAACCCTTTTATTAAAATTGCGAATGAGGACGCCAACTCTTTTATAAATAAGTCTTTAAAGTTTAAAGGGCATGCTTTACTTTTTATTGACCCTTTCGGATATACTCAGTTAAATAAAGATACCTATGACAACATTTTTAATAGAGACAAATTGGAAATTCTTATTTTCATCCCGCTGTACCATGTTTTTAGGTTTTTAAAGGGAGAGGAAGAAGACGTTTACTACAGGCCCGTTGCTCAATTTTTGGAATATTTTGATATTGCTAAGGAGCAAGCTCAGGAATGCGATACTCTTGAAGACTTTGCACAACTCATAAGAAGTGCTTTTCAGAGTAAGATGAGAACCCATTTTGCCTATTATAAAAGTTTAAAGAATAAGGACTGCAACTCCCAGCATGTTATATTCTTCCTATCAAAAAATATAAAGGGAGCAGAAAAATTTCTGTATGCGGCAGAAGCGGCAGAAAAGTATTTTGATAAGCAGGGTGATTTGTTTTCCATGACTTATGATACTTTTAAAGAAGAAGCAGACACCCTAATAAACACAATAAAAAATGCTGACCCTATAACAAATTCACAACTGTATGAACTTTCTATAAGTCTTGGTATGCTGCCAAAATATACAAATGAAATATTTAGCAAACTTGAGGATGATAAAACTGTTTGTATAAAAGAATTGCCTAATTGCAAGCGCAAGGGAAAGAGCCTCTACATCAATGATAAGCGCGATAATAGAATAGAAATTATATACAATAAAGTATAA
- a CDS encoding site-specific DNA-methyltransferase produces the protein MADKFNKESLNITEEKLTQFKQLFPEVFSEGKVDFERLKLTLGEHTAISNERYVLNWANKSDAFTAIQTPTTKTLYPAVKESVNFDTTQNVFIEGENLEVLKILQKSYFGKIKMIYIDPPYNTGNDNFIYPDKFAETKEEYLKKIKEKDEEGYLLKEGLFRKNSKENGQFHSNWLNMMYPRLFLAKNLLKDDGVIFVSIDDNEVHNLRLLMNEVFGEDNFKAIFPRVTKKGGKSSEATAKNHDYVLMYSKNNSFADIIGIAHNDDGYSNQDEFFEERGFYKLNQTLDYDSLGWVKSLDYPIEIGEHVYYAGGSKEKYEERHSGKHGRADWGWRWSKDLFEFGFSNGFVELKDSGSRPRIYTKTYQNVKIEKVGNKYEIINIDRSKPLSTLEFIENKYSNDNATKVIDGVIGKGIFEYTKPPELISQLAHLINEKDFFVLDFFAGSGTTAQAVMELNKEDGGKRKFICVQLPEKTEETSEAFRAGYKTISEISAERIRRAIKKIETETKADNTMFKAEGKLDLGFKFYKLKESNFKTWRSDMVSTKEDLATTINMFEDALKDGAKETNILCELLLKRGYDLNVPVETAEVDKTKIYIVNNGELVVCLEKLSDKVISKILEIKPQRCLMLDSLFDGKDSLKTNTVLQLQDAEIDLTVV, from the coding sequence ATGGCAGACAAATTTAATAAAGAATCTTTAAATATAACAGAAGAAAAGCTAACTCAGTTTAAACAACTATTCCCAGAAGTTTTTAGTGAGGGCAAGGTGGACTTTGAACGCCTTAAGCTTACCCTTGGGGAACACACTGCAATATCTAATGAACGCTACGTGCTAAACTGGGCTAACAAGAGTGATGCCTTTACCGCCATACAAACCCCAACAACCAAAACCCTTTACCCTGCCGTCAAAGAATCAGTCAATTTTGATACCACTCAAAATGTGTTTATAGAGGGTGAGAACCTGGAAGTGTTAAAGATACTCCAAAAGTCCTACTTTGGCAAAATTAAGATGATATACATTGACCCGCCCTATAACACTGGCAATGACAATTTTATTTACCCAGACAAATTTGCCGAAACTAAAGAAGAGTACCTTAAAAAAATTAAAGAAAAAGATGAAGAGGGCTACCTGCTAAAAGAAGGCCTCTTCCGCAAAAACTCCAAAGAAAACGGGCAGTTCCACAGCAACTGGCTTAACATGATGTATCCCAGACTGTTCCTAGCTAAAAACCTGCTTAAAGACGATGGTGTTATTTTTGTGTCCATAGATGACAATGAGGTGCATAACCTGCGCCTGTTAATGAATGAAGTGTTTGGAGAAGATAATTTCAAAGCAATTTTCCCCAGAGTTACCAAAAAGGGTGGGAAGTCCTCAGAAGCAACCGCCAAGAACCATGACTACGTCTTGATGTATTCAAAAAATAATTCTTTTGCAGATATTATAGGGATAGCACATAATGATGATGGTTATAGTAACCAGGATGAGTTTTTCGAAGAAAGGGGATTTTATAAATTAAATCAGACCCTAGATTATGATTCTTTGGGATGGGTAAAGTCTCTTGACTACCCAATAGAAATTGGAGAGCATGTTTACTATGCTGGCGGGTCAAAGGAGAAATATGAAGAGCGGCATAGTGGCAAGCACGGACGTGCGGACTGGGGATGGAGATGGAGTAAAGACCTATTTGAGTTTGGTTTTAGTAACGGCTTTGTTGAATTAAAAGACTCTGGGAGTAGACCTAGGATATATACAAAAACTTACCAGAATGTAAAAATTGAGAAGGTCGGCAATAAATATGAAATTATAAACATAGACCGCTCAAAGCCTTTGTCAACACTTGAGTTTATTGAAAATAAATACTCCAACGATAATGCTACAAAGGTGATTGACGGCGTTATTGGGAAAGGCATTTTTGAATACACTAAGCCTCCAGAACTCATATCACAATTAGCACATTTAATAAATGAAAAAGATTTCTTTGTTTTGGACTTTTTTGCGGGTTCTGGTACTACTGCTCAGGCTGTAATGGAGTTAAATAAAGAAGACGGTGGGAAGAGAAAATTTATTTGTGTTCAACTGCCAGAAAAAACAGAAGAGACCTCAGAAGCTTTTAGGGCAGGATACAAAACTATATCAGAAATAAGTGCTGAGCGTATACGCCGTGCCATCAAAAAAATAGAAACAGAAACTAAAGCAGATAATACCATGTTTAAGGCCGAAGGCAAGCTGGACCTTGGGTTCAAGTTTTATAAATTAAAAGAATCTAACTTTAAAACATGGCGCAGTGATATGGTGTCCACTAAAGAAGACCTGGCAACCACTATCAATATGTTTGAAGACGCATTAAAGGACGGTGCAAAAGAAACCAATATTTTATGTGAACTATTGCTAAAACGGGGCTATGACCTTAACGTCCCTGTGGAAACAGCGGAAGTGGACAAAACCAAAATATACATAGTTAACAACGGGGAGCTGGTGGTATGCCTGGAGAAACTGTCAGACAAAGTTATATCCAAAATACTAGAGATTAAGCCCCAAAGGTGTTTAATGCTAGATAGTTTATTTGACGGCAAAGACAGCTTAAAAACCAACACCGTCTTACAACTCCAAGACGCAGAAATAGACCTAACGGTGGTATGA
- a CDS encoding TSUP family transporter codes for MVDFIFLSLMMTLAGFIDSLAGGGGLITLPSYLAFGLNPALLLGTNKMSSSMGTLTAAYKFRKNIKTKKNLIIILAVLALIFSALGAALSRLVNPDNLKFIVIIIIPACAFFIINKKYLQSSALKQIAENKSARAAKITSALVALYDGFLGPGAGTMYAVFLTKYCGFDIVRSTAIAKILNFCSNIFALFFFLSLGAVNIKLGLIMGAFNILGASIGVYIGKRKGEAIIRPLIIFVCAAITLKYIWDLVC; via the coding sequence ATGGTAGATTTTATCTTTTTATCTTTAATGATGACGCTTGCCGGCTTTATTGACAGCCTTGCCGGCGGCGGCGGCTTGATAACGCTGCCTTCTTATCTGGCCTTCGGCCTTAATCCGGCTTTGCTTCTTGGCACAAATAAAATGTCGTCTTCAATGGGAACTTTAACCGCCGCCTATAAGTTTAGGAAAAATATAAAAACTAAAAAAAATCTTATTATTATTTTAGCCGTACTTGCTTTAATATTTTCAGCCCTGGGAGCGGCGTTAAGCCGTTTGGTTAACCCCGATAACCTTAAATTTATAGTTATAATTATAATTCCCGCCTGCGCTTTTTTTATAATTAATAAAAAATATTTACAGTCCTCCGCATTAAAACAAATAGCCGAAAATAAATCCGCACGCGCGGCAAAAATTACCTCGGCCTTAGTAGCCTTGTATGACGGCTTTTTAGGCCCCGGCGCGGGCACAATGTACGCGGTGTTTTTAACAAAATACTGCGGCTTTGATATAGTGCGCTCAACAGCTATAGCAAAAATACTTAATTTCTGCTCCAACATATTTGCATTATTTTTCTTTTTATCTTTAGGTGCGGTAAATATTAAACTGGGCCTTATTATGGGGGCTTTTAATATTTTAGGAGCCTCGATAGGGGTTTATATAGGAAAAAGAAAAGGGGAAGCAATTATCCGCCCTCTTATAATTTTTGTCTGTGCGGCTATTACACTAAAATATATTTGGGATTTGGTGTGTTAA
- a CDS encoding SagB/ThcOx family dehydrogenase, producing the protein MKKIIFATTLIFMASFIFAQDTKNIALKTPQLKKGLPLMQAFNNRKSVREFSDKELDNQTLSNLLWATTGVNRPDGKRTNPTAMNKQEIEIYACLKSGAYFYNVTKHSLEFISDKDCRLNNAPVTLYITADMEKSSERWANIDAGIVSQNISLFASGMGLATVPRGSMDQNFVKEALKLGKNKILILNHPIGYPKTENKVSK; encoded by the coding sequence ATGAAAAAAATTATTTTTGCTACAACTTTAATTTTTATGGCCAGCTTTATTTTTGCCCAAGATACAAAAAATATTGCGTTAAAAACGCCCCAGCTTAAAAAAGGATTGCCTTTAATGCAGGCTTTCAATAACAGGAAATCTGTTCGCGAGTTTTCAGACAAAGAGCTTGATAATCAAACATTATCTAACCTGCTTTGGGCTACAACCGGCGTTAACAGGCCTGACGGCAAACGCACCAATCCTACCGCCATGAACAAGCAGGAAATTGAAATTTACGCCTGTTTAAAAAGCGGCGCATATTTTTATAATGTAACCAAACACTCCTTAGAATTTATTTCTGATAAAGATTGCCGGCTTAATAACGCGCCCGTAACCTTATATATTACGGCGGATATGGAAAAATCCTCCGAAAGATGGGCTAATATAGACGCGGGCATAGTATCGCAAAACATATCCCTCTTCGCTTCAGGCATGGGTCTTGCCACTGTGCCAAGGGGTTCAATGGATCAAAATTTTGTAAAAGAAGCCCTTAAATTAGGTAAAAACAAAATATTAATACTTAATCATCCTATAGGTTACCCAAAAACAGAAAATAAAGTTTCAAAATAA
- the mutL gene encoding DNA mismatch repair endonuclease MutL yields the protein MGKIKILEESVAARIAAGEVIERPAGVLKELLENAVDAGADTINIDIDGAGKKLIRVNDNGSGMSKEDLTLSVVRHSTSKIKNFEDLDSLDTFGFRGEALYSVAAVSKLSISSAEEGGSGNKIIVEGGKLISVSPSPNIKGTTVEVKDLFYNTPARLKFLKSDNYERSLLLKVVEESALANLHVSYNVRTDGRLVYSFLASNGDFKKTVIQRAGQILGAEIAVSLISVEDERFGFKAFLTPLSKLTAVRDLQFFFINKRPLTSKTLQQAVYKAYHGRPKDRHPAFIVFMNMPAADFDVNIHPQKRDVKFAQENAVFGFLMNVTQRALTGAAQPVDINITPASPPAATMEFSFAKPRAEEPSYKPFGQNIVEENVFAPISKQAVVVKDFEDPVSYNPEPAEPKKEMGAHVQTDNPSWWQGPYRFLGSLHKSYLIYETELGLMLVDQHAARERVLYEEYLKKMEENELGIQPLMFPVTVDLPASNVENLMLWKDWLKTAGFEIEQFSPRTVLVNAVPNIFRFKEDSLKEFIVSLAGIVGDPLKSSDELKKKTVAMLACKKSIKAKEDVSMAEADALLLDLKRCQDGMHCPHGRPVMVSLSAAELTKKFGR from the coding sequence ATGGGTAAAATTAAAATTTTGGAAGAAAGCGTTGCCGCAAGAATAGCCGCCGGGGAAGTGATTGAGCGGCCCGCAGGCGTTTTAAAAGAACTTTTGGAAAACGCCGTTGACGCGGGGGCCGACACAATTAATATTGATATTGACGGGGCGGGAAAAAAACTTATAAGAGTTAATGACAACGGCTCGGGCATGAGTAAAGAGGATTTAACTTTATCTGTTGTACGCCATTCAACAAGTAAAATAAAAAATTTTGAGGATTTGGACTCTTTGGATACTTTTGGTTTCAGGGGCGAGGCACTGTATTCCGTGGCGGCTGTTTCAAAACTTTCCATTTCCAGCGCCGAGGAAGGCGGCAGCGGCAACAAAATTATTGTTGAAGGCGGTAAATTAATTTCCGTTTCGCCCTCGCCGAATATAAAAGGTACAACGGTTGAAGTAAAGGACTTGTTTTATAACACGCCCGCCAGGCTAAAATTTTTAAAGTCGGATAATTATGAACGTTCCCTTCTTTTAAAAGTAGTTGAGGAAAGCGCCCTTGCAAATTTACATGTTTCTTATAATGTACGTACGGACGGCAGGCTTGTATACTCTTTTTTAGCCTCAAACGGTGATTTTAAAAAGACTGTAATCCAAAGAGCGGGGCAAATTTTAGGCGCGGAGATAGCTGTCTCTTTAATATCCGTTGAAGATGAACGCTTTGGTTTTAAAGCTTTTTTAACGCCGTTAAGCAAACTTACAGCCGTGCGTGATTTACAATTTTTCTTTATTAATAAAAGGCCTTTAACAAGCAAAACTTTACAACAGGCAGTATACAAAGCTTACCATGGCAGGCCTAAAGACAGGCACCCCGCTTTTATTGTTTTTATGAATATGCCAGCTGCTGACTTTGACGTTAATATACACCCTCAAAAGCGTGATGTGAAATTTGCACAGGAAAACGCCGTATTCGGTTTTTTAATGAATGTTACGCAGCGCGCTTTAACCGGCGCGGCCCAGCCTGTTGATATAAATATTACTCCGGCGTCTCCGCCCGCGGCTACTATGGAATTTAGCTTCGCCAAACCCCGCGCGGAAGAACCTTCATACAAACCTTTCGGACAAAATATTGTTGAGGAAAATGTTTTTGCCCCTATAAGTAAACAGGCGGTTGTAGTAAAAGATTTTGAGGACCCTGTTTCTTATAATCCCGAACCTGCAGAGCCTAAAAAAGAAATGGGCGCGCATGTTCAAACGGACAATCCTTCCTGGTGGCAGGGGCCTTACAGATTTTTAGGTTCACTACATAAAAGTTATTTGATTTACGAAACCGAACTCGGCCTTATGCTTGTTGACCAGCACGCCGCGCGCGAAAGAGTTTTGTATGAAGAGTACCTTAAAAAGATGGAAGAAAATGAGCTCGGCATACAACCCTTAATGTTCCCGGTTACGGTTGATTTGCCCGCCAGTAATGTTGAAAATTTAATGCTTTGGAAAGACTGGCTTAAAACAGCGGGTTTTGAAATTGAGCAGTTTTCACCCAGGACTGTACTGGTAAACGCCGTGCCCAACATTTTCAGGTTTAAAGAAGACAGCCTTAAAGAATTTATAGTAAGCCTGGCCGGTATTGTGGGCGATCCTCTGAAAAGCTCTGACGAGCTTAAAAAGAAAACGGTTGCCATGTTAGCCTGCAAGAAATCAATTAAAGCAAAAGAAGACGTGAGCATGGCGGAGGCCGACGCCTTACTTTTAGATTTAAAAAGATGCCAAGACGGCATGCATTGCCCGCACGGGCGGCCTGTTATGGTGTCTTTAAGCGCGGCCGAGCTTACCAAAAAATTTGGCAGATAA
- a CDS encoding ATP-dependent nuclease has translation MKIKNVHIHNFRSILDADFPLESYSILAGENNSGKTTFINALRVFYEDIKFNKAEDFPKMETSDVESWIEVEFITVQEEQDLLKEEYRSADKILRVRKYLASSSIEIKSTQSNIYGYENGVLSTTLFYGAKNISQAKLGNILYIPELSRTEEVMNLSKAASPLKSIVEYVLGKILKASSSFSELNKAFEVFNKEFQAESSPEGLSINKMKEDINSELKDWGVSLGININAVSPEVITKNLLSHYLQDSKLGEQEINTSSVGQGLQRHIIYSLIKIASKYQDPKEIKKKDFSPDFTLILFEEPEAFLHPSQQQILNIDLESIAKGDNEQVIATTHSPIFVSKNINNLPSLIRLSREERNKWETKSFNISKEKLELLLSDNAGLEACFKSTVALPACQEELKKALAKSLASGTLEGFSGSDKEIMNICMWLDTERANAFFSKHVIICEGATEKVLLEYLFATHWKDFAKKHIYCLDSLGKFNIHRFINLFDSLGIYHSVVYDSDNNRGVHEIVNKFIQSKKSAYTQNLLALSGDVESEFGITKPANTHLKPANLLLHLIKNKITQKQIDSFKEKFNYLSI, from the coding sequence ATGAAAATTAAAAATGTCCATATTCATAACTTTAGGTCCATACTAGATGCCGATTTCCCCTTGGAATCATATTCCATACTTGCGGGAGAAAATAATTCAGGAAAGACAACTTTTATTAATGCTTTACGAGTTTTTTATGAAGATATAAAATTTAACAAGGCAGAAGACTTTCCTAAAATGGAAACATCTGATGTAGAGTCTTGGATAGAGGTTGAGTTCATAACTGTACAAGAAGAGCAAGACTTATTAAAAGAAGAATATAGAAGTGCAGACAAGATACTAAGGGTTAGAAAGTATCTAGCATCCTCCTCTATAGAAATAAAGTCAACTCAAAGTAATATCTATGGGTACGAAAATGGTGTTTTGTCTACCACGCTCTTCTATGGTGCTAAAAATATATCCCAAGCAAAGTTGGGTAATATTTTGTATATCCCAGAGTTAAGTCGCACCGAAGAAGTTATGAATTTATCAAAAGCAGCGTCTCCATTAAAAAGCATTGTAGAATATGTTCTTGGTAAGATATTAAAAGCAAGTTCTTCTTTTTCTGAGCTAAATAAGGCCTTTGAGGTGTTTAACAAAGAATTCCAAGCAGAAAGTTCCCCAGAGGGATTATCTATTAACAAAATGAAAGAGGATATAAACTCTGAGCTTAAAGACTGGGGTGTTAGTTTGGGTATAAATATCAATGCGGTCTCTCCAGAAGTTATAACAAAAAATCTCCTCTCTCATTATTTGCAGGATTCTAAGCTGGGTGAACAGGAGATAAACACAAGCAGTGTCGGGCAAGGGCTTCAGAGACACATTATTTATTCTTTAATAAAAATAGCATCTAAATACCAAGACCCTAAAGAAATTAAAAAGAAAGATTTTTCTCCAGATTTTACGCTCATTTTATTTGAAGAGCCTGAAGCCTTTTTACATCCGTCGCAACAACAGATTTTAAACATAGATTTAGAGAGTATTGCTAAGGGAGATAATGAGCAAGTAATAGCAACTACACATTCCCCAATATTTGTTTCTAAAAATATAAACAATTTGCCCTCACTAATAAGATTGAGTAGGGAAGAGCGAAATAAATGGGAAACCAAAAGTTTTAATATTTCTAAAGAAAAACTGGAATTATTGCTGTCAGATAATGCGGGGCTTGAAGCCTGCTTCAAAAGCACTGTCGCCTTACCTGCTTGTCAAGAAGAACTGAAGAAAGCTTTGGCAAAATCTCTGGCCTCGGGTACATTGGAAGGTTTTTCTGGAAGTGATAAGGAAATTATGAATATTTGCATGTGGCTTGACACAGAACGAGCAAATGCTTTTTTTTCAAAACATGTAATAATATGTGAGGGGGCAACAGAAAAAGTTCTATTAGAGTATTTATTTGCAACGCATTGGAAAGATTTTGCTAAAAAACACATATATTGTCTGGATTCTTTAGGTAAGTTTAACATACATAGATTTATAAACTTATTTGATTCCCTAGGAATATATCATTCTGTTGTTTATGATTCAGATAACAATCGTGGTGTTCATGAAATAGTTAATAAATTTATTCAGAGTAAAAAAAGTGCGTACACACAAAACCTGTTAGCCTTATCTGGCGATGTTGAGTCTGAATTTGGGATTACTAAGCCAGCTAATACGCATTTGAAACCTGCTAACTTATTGTTGCATTTAATTAAAAATAAAATTACCCAGAAACAAATAGACTCCTTTAAGGAGAAGTTTAATTATCTTTCTATATAG
- a CDS encoding type IV pilin protein, whose amino-acid sequence MKKGFTLIELLVVVLIIGILAAIAMPQYTKAVEKSRTSEIAINTKALFEAENRYFLATGTYPSDPASELDISLPSNCATASTTSGTVISYDCGKFVYMFNTNSPHVTGRRVGSSYEGYRIASTEDGLLCYMFSGVNNFNKLKELCKSLGYKCKVSSGSTLTDC is encoded by the coding sequence ATGAAAAAAGGATTTACGTTAATAGAGCTTTTAGTTGTTGTGCTTATTATTGGAATACTTGCCGCCATAGCAATGCCGCAATACACAAAAGCCGTAGAAAAGAGCAGAACGTCAGAAATCGCCATAAACACTAAAGCTTTATTTGAAGCGGAAAACAGATATTTTCTTGCAACAGGAACATACCCGTCCGACCCCGCAAGCGAGCTTGACATTTCATTACCGTCAAACTGCGCGACTGCTTCAACCACAAGCGGAACAGTAATTTCTTATGACTGCGGCAAGTTTGTTTATATGTTTAATACAAACAGCCCCCACGTTACAGGCAGAAGGGTAGGCAGCTCTTACGAAGGCTACAGAATAGCTTCTACCGAAGACGGCTTACTTTGTTATATGTTTAGCGGCGTAAACAATTTCAACAAACTCAAAGAGCTTTGCAAAAGTTTAGGCTACAAATGCAAAGTATCAAGCGGAAGCACACTTACGGATTGTTAA
- a CDS encoding radical SAM protein, producing MKKFKRKTLLYKTGVEYGDYTINHAENCSHGCLYPCYAMLMAKRFGKIKTYEDWLEPKLVENSLEILDREIPRLKDKIKFVHLSFTTDPFMYKYPEVSEMSLKIIDKLNKSGIRCTALTKGILPIELANLSKDNEFGITLITIQDKFRKKLEPFASPMSKRIDSLRHLHNKGFKTWVSIEPYPTPNIIDQNFDEILEELSFVDKIIFGRLNYNKQVSEYKDYKNFFNELADKVVTFCKKNKKQYHIKEGTVTEPTYCSNSPKQCVCSVGQSNIF from the coding sequence ATGAAAAAATTTAAAAGAAAGACACTTCTATATAAGACTGGCGTTGAGTATGGGGATTATACCATCAATCATGCGGAAAACTGCTCCCATGGATGTTTATACCCGTGCTATGCTATGCTTATGGCTAAAAGGTTTGGCAAGATTAAAACCTATGAAGACTGGCTTGAACCTAAATTAGTGGAAAATTCTTTAGAAATACTTGACCGAGAAATACCTAGGCTCAAAGATAAAATAAAATTTGTCCATCTTTCTTTTACTACAGACCCTTTCATGTATAAATACCCAGAAGTATCTGAGATGAGCCTGAAGATTATAGATAAACTAAATAAGAGTGGTATTAGGTGCACCGCTTTAACTAAGGGTATTTTGCCTATAGAGTTAGCTAACCTGAGCAAAGACAATGAGTTTGGCATAACCTTAATTACAATACAGGATAAATTTAGAAAGAAACTGGAACCATTTGCATCACCTATGAGCAAGAGGATAGATTCTTTACGCCATCTGCACAACAAAGGGTTTAAAACATGGGTTAGTATTGAGCCGTACCCTACACCCAACATAATTGACCAAAACTTTGATGAGATACTGGAAGAGTTATCATTTGTAGATAAAATTATATTTGGTAGACTTAACTACAACAAGCAGGTATCTGAGTATAAGGATTATAAAAATTTCTTTAATGAACTGGCAGATAAGGTAGTCACATTCTGTAAGAAAAATAAGAAACAGTATCACATTAAGGAAGGAACTGTAACTGAGCCTACATACTGTTCTAATTCTCCTAAACAATGTGTATGTTCTGTAGGTCAATCAAACATATTCTAG
- a CDS encoding phosphoribosylaminoimidazolesuccinocarboxamide synthase — translation MKHVYEGKTKTVFELENGNYLLKFKDDVTGTDGVFDPGANTVGLSIEGMGKGGLRLTTYFFEMLQKNGIKTHYVKSDIENNNMEVLPAAPFGNGIEVICRFKAVGSFMRRYGQYAKEGQDLNAFVEVTLKDDERGDPPITKDALSVLGILTNEEYESLKEQTQEICKMIKAELAKYDCELYDIKLEFGRNKGEVILIDEISGGNMRVYKNGKTVAPLELVKIVLGN, via the coding sequence ATGAAACATGTATATGAAGGTAAAACAAAAACTGTTTTTGAACTTGAAAACGGCAACTATCTTTTAAAGTTTAAAGATGATGTAACCGGTACCGACGGCGTTTTTGACCCCGGCGCTAATACCGTGGGCCTTTCCATTGAAGGTATGGGAAAAGGCGGCTTAAGGCTTACCACCTATTTTTTTGAAATGTTGCAGAAAAACGGCATAAAAACCCATTATGTGAAATCCGATATAGAAAACAATAATATGGAAGTGTTGCCCGCCGCGCCTTTCGGCAACGGTATAGAAGTTATTTGCCGTTTTAAAGCCGTTGGCAGTTTTATGCGCCGTTACGGGCAATATGCTAAAGAAGGGCAGGATTTAAACGCTTTTGTCGAGGTTACTTTAAAAGACGATGAGCGCGGCGACCCGCCCATAACCAAGGACGCTTTGTCCGTGCTCGGAATTTTAACTAATGAGGAGTACGAATCTTTAAAAGAGCAAACCCAAGAAATTTGCAAAATGATAAAGGCCGAACTTGCCAAATATGATTGCGAACTTTATGATATTAAACTTGAGTTTGGCAGAAATAAAGGAGAGGTTATTTTGATTGACGAAATATCCGGCGGCAATATGCGCGTTTATAAAAACGGCAAAACAGTTGCGCCGCTTGAATTGGTTAAAATTGTTTTGGGCAACTAA